AGGCTCTGGACGTAGTCGCGAGAACTGAACTGCCGGGAAATGTCCTGCCCTTCAATCTTGCCGGAAAGCTCGGAACAGCGACGAGCGACGTAAAAAACGCGCTGAAAGTGGAAATTGGCGGAACTATAACAAAGGGCCAGATGATAGCCGAAACGAAAGGATTTATGGGGCTTTTCAAGGCTTCCGCGAGATCTCCGATAGACGGCACGCTCGAAAGTCTATCCGACGTCACGGGGCAGGCAATACTCAGGGAACCTCCACAGCCTGTCGAAAAAGACGCTTACATAGACGGAAAAATAGTCGAAATATTTCCGGAAGAAGGAGTCGTCGTCGAGACCGTATGTTCTTTCGTACAGGGTATTTTCGGAATAGGCGGAGAGACGAGAGGCGAGATATTTCCAATAGTCGGCGATCCGTCGGAGGAATTGACCGTCAATCACATTACTCCTGAATGCAAAGGCAAAATAGTCATTGGCGGATCGTTCTGCACTTCGGAAGTCATGAAAAAAGCCGCCGAGACAGGAGTTAAGGCGATAGTCGTCGGAGGAGTGGATGATGAAGACCTTAAAAAATTCATCGGCTACGACATAGGCGTTGCCATTACGGGGCACGAAGACGTCGGACTGACTCTCGTGGTGACGGAAGGTTTCGGAAAAATAGCAATGGCAAAAAAGACTTTCAGGCTCCTATGCTCCAAAAAGGGATCCATGGCTTCAGTCAACGGCGCCACTCAGATAAGAGCCGGCGTCATGAGGCCGGAGGTCATCATCCCCATAAAACTTTCCGATGACGACAAAAAAATAGAATTCAAGGAATCGGGTATGATGGAAATTGGAACACTCGTCAGGATAATAAGGGAGCCCAATTTCGGCATGATAGGCGAAGTTTCGGAACTTCCACCCGAGCCGAGACAGATAGAGACGGAAGCCAAAGTCAGAGTTGTAAAGGTAAAGCTTCAGGACGGAAAGCAGGTACTTCTTCCGAGAGCCAACGTAGAACTCATTGAGGAGTAAACATGATTTTTAAAAAATTTATTCCGGCCGTTATCCTGGTCTTTTTGGGTTCGCTGACCTTGACCGGGTCTTCCGTGTGTGTTGAGGACGTGCCCGACGACGACGGCACGGCTCTTATAATCAGTTGGGAGCCGCCAGGAGACATTCCGGGATTTTTCATGTACAAAATATACAGAAAAGACTCTCCGGACGGAGAATTTATCCAGGTCGGGAAATCGAGTAAAATTGAAAATTGTGTTTTTGTTGACAGGGATCCGCGATATCCTCTTAATGCCGGCATGAATGTTGTATACAGAATAGTCGCTAATGACGAAGAAGGAAACGAAATTAAGGAAATAGGAGTTTCGGAAGTATTTTCCTCCTCACATTCATTTTTCAACGGGTCAAAAATCAACACTTTCATAGCTGTGACGTTTGTTTTTACCACATTGATTTCTTTTCTCACATTGGCTAAAAAAGATAAAAAACTTTTTATAAGAAAAATAGCGGGACTTGACGCTCTCGATGAAGCAGTCGGAAGAGCGACTGAGATGGGCAGGCCTGTCCTTTACGTCCCCGGTCTTTCGACTATGGACGACATAGCGACCGTAGCCTCTATAAACATCTTGGGGCCTGTTGCAAAAAAAGTGGCCGAATATGAGACAAAGATTCTTGTTCCGAACAGGAATCCTATCGTCTACACAATAACACATGAGGTCGTCAAAGAGGCTTATCTTGAAGCGGGAAGACCCGATGCTTTTCAGGAGGACCAGGTCTTCTTTGTTTCTGAGAGTCAATTTGCATACGTAGCGGCTGTAAACGGTATAATGATGAGGGAAAAACCCGCGACCAACCTGTTTTTAGGCATGTTCTGGGCAGAATCTCTTCTATTGGCTGAAACAGGAAACGCGACCGGAGCTGTCCAGATTGCCGGAACAGACTCTGTGACACAATTGCCCTTCTTCGTAACTTCATGCGACTACACTCTGATAGGGGAGGAACTCTACGCAGCGAGCGCTTACCTCTCTCGTGATCCGGTCCTCGTCGGAACAATAAAGGCGCAGGATATTGAAAAAGCCATAATTCTTATCCTTCTCGTCCTACTTTCCATTTTAGCGATAATGAATTTTAATTTAATTCGTTCAGATAATTTTTCAAGATTAATTATGTCTTTTTTTGGAACATAAATATGGAGCGTTTTACACATATATCTAAAGGAGCAGGGAAATGTTTTTAAAGAGGACTCTTCCCCTTCTCATAGTCTTTCTGCTCGGTCTGGCTATGATGATTCAGTTTTTCATACCACATCCTATCTCTCAGCAATTTTATGACAGCATGGCAGATTGGGTGAGGATTTCCGGAGCTTTCGCCTTGATACTCGGACTCGCCAGTTTTTTCTATGTTCATTCAAGAAAACTCGCCAGAAAAAACAAGGACAGTTTTTTCTCGGGAGTTGCCATGTTCTGTCTCATCGGGATGGCTGTTATAGGTATTTTCGGCAGAGGGGGAATAAACGGCTGGCTTTTCTCGAATCTGTATAGAAGTGTAAATGTATCTCTCGATGCGACCATGTTCTCTCTTCTTTCTTTTTACATAGCTTCAGCCGCGTTCAAAGCTTTTAAGGCGAGGAATGCCATGGCATTTGCCCTATTAGTGACGGCGGTCATAGTTATGTTGGGAAGAGTCTCTTTCGGAAGTTTTCTGGACGGAATCGTTGAGTGGATAATGGTCTATCCGAACACTGCCGCTCAGAGAGGTATTATTCTCGGTATTGGTCTTGGAATGATAGCTACCTCACTGAAAATAATGCTTGGCATCGAGAGGTCCTATCTCGGAGGAGGAGACTGATGAAATTCTGGCTTTTCATGGACAAATTGGACAGGAGATGGCTGTTTTTACTGATCGGCCTTTCAGTTATTATCCCTTCCATAACTAATCTGAGGTTTCCCGTGACGACGACGCCCCCGACTCTAAACCTCTGGAATTTTGTGGACAGTTTGAAATACACAAAAAAGCCTTTGATTATTATATGCGATTATTCTCCTTCAACGTCACCTGAACTCCAGCCGATGGCTCACGCACTTTTCAGACACGCTCTCGAAGCGGATATTCCTGTCATCCTTTATGGAGGACTTTACACAGAGGGATTTGGACTCGCAAGAATAGCCGAAGAGACCGTCCTCGAGGAGATGAATTTTCACAAAGCAAACGGTGATTCCATAGTCTATGGCAAAGACTATGTATTTTTACCATTTGTTCCAGGTGGTCTTGCAGTAATTGCAGGAATGGGAGAAGATTTCATAGGAACTTTCAGAGTTGATGCGCGGGGAGACAGTTTGAAATTAATGCCCATGATGGATAATGTCAGGAGACTCGAAGACATAGGTTTGATAGTTGATATTGCCGGGTCTGCTGTATCGAGGACCTGGATGGTCTATGCCGGAACGAGATACGGAACGCCTGTAGGAGTCGGAACTACTGCTGTAAGCGCCGCCGAATATTACACTTTCCTTCAGACCCGTCAATTCGTCGGTATGCTGGGAGGAATGAAGGGCGCTGCTGAATACGAGGAACTCAATGCTAAGAGACTGAACATTGAGGTCAGAAAACAGGCAGGTATAGCCATGGCTTCCCAGAATTTCGTCCACCTTTTGATAATCTTCATGGTAATACTCGGCAACATTTCCTTCTTCGTCCTCAAAAGAAACAGGGATAGGAGGTCCTGATGCATCTTTCAACTAGCATTTGGGTTTGGATAGCGGCTTTCCTGACCCTTACAATTTATTCCTTTCTTTACAAGGACAATCCTCTCTACAGATTTGCCGAACATGTTTTCGTAGGAGCTTCCGTCGGATGGTCAATTGCAATTGTCTGGCACATGACAGCTATTCCGTATATAGGCATTCCTTTGAGAGATGCCGTCATTCAGAGAAACTGGCCCGGATTTATCTACGTAGCAATACCGACATTACTTGGATCTCTCTATTTTTTCAGATTCTTTCCTAAACAGAGCTGGTTGGCAAGATGGCCTATCGCCGTGATGATGGGATATTACTGCGGAATATCAATATCCCCGAGCATTGAAGCTAATATTTTTGCACAAGTTCAGGGGACTATTCTCACTGGTTTCAACCCTACCAGTTTGAATTCCTGGTGGGCTCTGCTTCTTCTCATTGGCGTCGTATCAACTCTCTTCTATTTTTTCTTTTCTCTCAAGCACGAAGGATTTGTAGGAAAGACTTCGAAACTCGGAATATGGTTTGTCATGATAGCCTTCGGCGCCTCATTCGGTTACACAGTCATGGCGCGTGTCTCTCTTTTAATCGGCAGAATCCAGTTTCTTCTCCACGACTGGCTCGGAATTCTGAGATGAAGTGAAACATGAAAACTATACTAGGCTCAATAATCTTTTTGATGAGCTTTTCGGTTGTCTTCGGCGGTGTCACCGTCGAAGACGTTCCGAACGACGACGGATCGGCTCTATATGTAATCTGGAATCAGACAGATAATCCTGATGCCTCGGGTTATATGGTCTACAGAAAAGATTCTCCCGAAACGGGATTTTTCATTTTATCAAGAATTGGATCGGTTGCCGAGACAGTATATGTTGATTATGATCCGCGGTATCCTCTCGAAGCCGGAATGGATGTCTCCTACAAAATCGTTGCGATGTCTCAAGAAGAGGAAGAACTGGAAGTCATGGGCGAAAGTTCTGTCTTCAGCTCGTCCGCTTCCTTTTTTAACAAAACCAAGATTAACACATTCATTGCAACTGTTTTTGCCTTTATTCTCATAGTGTATTTTATAAATTCAGTAAAAAAAGGAAAAACACTTTTTATAAGAAAAATTGCTGGACTTGACGCTCTCGATGAAGCCGTCGGAAGAGCGACTGAAATGGGAAGACCCGTCCTTTACGTTTCAGGTCTTGGATACATGGAAGATATTGCTACTGTAGCTTCTATAAACATCCTGGGACCAGTCGCAAAAAAAGTAGCCGAATACGAGACAAAGATTATTGTTCCCAATTTTGATCCTATTGTTTACACAGTCACATCCGAAGTCGTAAAAGAGGCTTATCTTGAAGCGGGAAAGCCCGACGCTTTCAATCCCGATCAGGTGTTCTTTATCTCAGAACACCAGTTTGCTTATGTCGCCGCTGTAAACGGAATAATGCTCAGAGAAAAACCGGCGACTAATCTTTTTTTAGGCATGTTCTACGCCGAATCTCTTTTATTGGCTGAGACAGGAAACTCTACAGGTGCAATCCAGATAGCCGGAACAGACGCAGTAACACAACTTCCGTTTTTTATAACTTCCTGTGACTATACATTGATTGGCGAGGAACTCTATGCAGCGAGCGCGTATCTCTCGAAGGATCCTGTCCTCTGCGCGACTATCAAGGCACAGGACATTGAAAAAGGTTTGTTGATGATATTTCTCGTGTCTCTTTCGATACTTTCCATATTGAACGTATTCGTTTTCAAGTCAGACATAATCTGGAGGTTCATCTCGGCATTCTTCAGGGTAGAGTAAAAACAGTTGGTTAATTCTTGATTTAATGAAAAAAGTCACCTTAAAAGTGCCTGTTTTTGTTTCTGTTTTATGCTCAAAAAAAAGTAAAAAATCAGATCAGCTTGTTACCGAATATTAACCAAAGGACATATCAGAATTTATTTTTGATACTTTCTTGGTAGCGACAGAAAACTCAACAATGTTGGGCTTGTCTACGAAATGGGAAGAGGAAAACTTTTTAGCCGTGGTAGATATCTCTCATTCTTTTTTTTAGCGTTACGATATTTTCATCTATGATGAAAAATCGGATTCGCGTCAATTCGCGGTTAATATTCTTTTCTTTTATTCGCCGATATCTTTGTTTTTTAAAGTTAATTGCTCATTGATATTTGCCTTTTTAGATGTAGAATTTTATAAATGGTGAAAATATTGATAACGAACCTTAAAATGTCCGCAAGAAAATGCAGGCGTTAGCGGTTTTAATACTCATTGCGGGACTCGATCCCGAACCTCCGCCGTCTGTCAAGGCCGCGGACATACCCGACGACCGCGGCGGGGTGATAGAAATTTCCTGGACAAGAAGCTTGTCTGACACGACGGGAAATATAAACAATGTTTGGGGATACAGGATTTTCAGGATACAGGCTCATACCTTCGACACGCAGTTTCTCGGATTCCGAGACAGATGGTCTGATCTCGTTTTCACGGATTCAACGGCAGTTGACGGAACGGTTTACGTTTACTGTGTCCAAACAAAGTCTTCCACCGGCGTATCGGACCTCACGTATTCAAAACCTGTGAAATCGAGAAGCTCGTTTTTCAGAGCCAGGAGACTTGCGGTCGCCTTGGCAGTCCTTGCCGGTGTATTGGTTTTTATCTTTTCCAAAGAAAAAACTTCGGATTTTTTCAAAAAAAAGGCAATCGGCGACAGTATTTGCTGGGCCATGGAAAAAGGGAAAATCGTCATGGTCATTTTAAGCTACGAAAATCCCTCTTCAAGAAAAGGCGTTTCGAGAACTCTAACAGATCTCAAATGGATTGCTGAAAAAGTCATTTCGGCGAAAGGGGAGATAAGGGTTCTGACTCCCGGTTATCTTCAGGGCGCCGCCACAGGTATTTTCAGGGAGATATTCATGAAAGAGGGGCGTCTTCAGGATTTCAATCCACTGTGGATAAGAAGGACATGGTCGGGAGGAGTATCTTATTCGGATGAAGCGACAAGACTGATAAGCAAATGGAAGCCTGGTATTGTTATGATAACGGGAGAACCGGGAGTTTGGACATTTCAGCCTCTCAATAAAATTTTAAGCCTCGGCGGTAAGATAGTTGGCATAAAGACCGATCTGCATTTTCTTCCCGCGGTTTTGTCTTCCGGCATTAGGATCGAAAACATTTCGGGGGCCCTTTCGGAGGTTTTTTCACCGGGACCCGTCAATAAAAAATACTGCTGGGCTATTATTTTTTTTATATCGGTTTCGCTGGGCTATCTGTTGTTGTGCTGGATGCTGATGGGTACTGACGGCCTTGATCCAATATTATCTTTGAGAAATTTTCTTCCTTTTCTAAAGGCGGTTCCGTGAACCTGATATCATCTGTCGTCGCGATATTGATGCTCGTTTTGTTTTTCGCCGTTTCAGGTTCTCCGGGAGAAATAATTGAAAGAGAAATGCTTTATGGTTTCAGGGTGCTTTCGGGTTTCATACTGATTGCCGGAATTCTGAGGGTAATAGGCGTAAACTACAACAGGCGCAAATCGGGAGGTAAACAGGCGGTTTCAGGAGTTCTGTTTCTTCTGACGGCTTCAGCGTTTTTCACTCTGTTTTCCCTCGACGGTTTTACAGGCACGGCTCCATCAAAGTTTGTGTTGCGAGCATTCGCCATACCTCTCTGGACAGGTTTTGCCTCACTTTCGGGTCTGGCATTGTGCGCCGCGGTACTTAGATCCGCCGGGTTTAAAAAGTGGGAATCCGCCGTCGCGGTTTTCACAGCCTCGTTTTTTTTGCTGGCTCTGACGCTTCCGGAAAATGTCTTCAGGTTTCAAGCCGTTCCAGGAAAACAGATCTATTTTAACGACGTCGCTTCCGGTTTGTTCGAGATAGTTTTAACAGGCGGATTGAGAGGTTTTTTACTCGCTTTCTTCTGTCTCGTTTTCGCCGACAGGATAAGAGTGCTCCTCGGCAAGGAAAAAAGAACCGATGAATATACGCCCTGACTCTTCAAACACGCTGATATGGATATTGACAGCCGCTTCGCTGGCCGGTTTTGCCGCCGGAATACCGGCTTTCAGACCTTACACTGAAAAAGACGGTTCATTTCCAACAAGTTCCGGAACAGGGAGAGTGGTCGCGATCCTCGATTTTTCTCCAGAAACCTGGGACGAAATGGCGCCTGTCTGCGTGTCGGTTATAAAATCGCTTCTCGAAGAAAGGAACGAGATCGTCGTCCTGTCAACAGACCTGTGCGCCGCTTTCTGGTTCGACGCTTTTTCAGAAAAATTCAGGGTAAAAGACAAATCCGGCGAGTCGTGGTCGCAAATAAGATGGGCAGGATACATGCCCGGTTTCCCTTCGAGCGCAATAGAGATATTCAGGGAACCTTATCTGGTCACGGGGGATTCCCTTTTCGGCCGGGAAAAAGTAAAGTATGTCATATTTTCTTCGGGGGAAAATTTTCACCACTGGATCTTTTTCGGATGGGCTCGAAACAGACCGGAAGCCGTTTATTACACCTCTTCGTCATTTTACCCCCAGGCTTATCTATACAAATCTTCAGGTCAGGCTGAATATATAAGCCAGGGCATCGCTTTTTTTGAAGGAAAGGAATTTTCGAGAAGAAAAGCTTCGGTTTCATGGTTTTGTTTTGTTTTCTCAGTTGTCCTTGTTTCCAAGACAGTGTTTTCTGGGGTAGGAAGATTTTTGCAAAGAGGGAAAATTTGATGGAATT
This portion of the candidate division WOR-3 bacterium genome encodes:
- a CDS encoding fibronectin type III domain-containing protein; translated protein: MIFKKFIPAVILVFLGSLTLTGSSVCVEDVPDDDGTALIISWEPPGDIPGFFMYKIYRKDSPDGEFIQVGKSSKIENCVFVDRDPRYPLNAGMNVVYRIVANDEEGNEIKEIGVSEVFSSSHSFFNGSKINTFIAVTFVFTTLISFLTLAKKDKKLFIRKIAGLDALDEAVGRATEMGRPVLYVPGLSTMDDIATVASINILGPVAKKVAEYETKILVPNRNPIVYTITHEVVKEAYLEAGRPDAFQEDQVFFVSESQFAYVAAVNGIMMREKPATNLFLGMFWAESLLLAETGNATGAVQIAGTDSVTQLPFFVTSCDYTLIGEELYAASAYLSRDPVLVGTIKAQDIEKAIILILLVLLSILAIMNFNLIRSDNFSRLIMSFFGT